The following coding sequences are from one Rutidosis leptorrhynchoides isolate AG116_Rl617_1_P2 chromosome 11, CSIRO_AGI_Rlap_v1, whole genome shotgun sequence window:
- the LOC139875434 gene encoding uncharacterized protein produces the protein MGNDETGKKKGNEPLKATRPVPYPKALRKDKMAAQYKKFQDMMKNVSVNLPITNLLNGMPNYGRYIKELISKRGKYHDETSFFIKEECNKILASRPMIPKKLGDLGKFVFPCLFGDSEVFNALADLGASSNLMPNSLYERLGLGPLKPTRIRIRLANHSFDTAIGIAKDILVSIDTLVFPVDFVIMEMKEDLQVPLILGRPFLSTADTIILVQRNQLNIGVGEECVTINI, from the coding sequence ATGGGTAATGATGAAACAGGCAAGAAAAAGGGTAATGAGCCTTTGAAGGCTACGAGACCGGTGCCATATCCAAAAGCTTTAAGGAAGGACAAAATGGCGGCTCAATACAAAAAGTTTCAAGATATGATGAAAAACGTCTCCGTCAACTTGCCAATCACCAATTTGCTTAATGGAATGCCAAACTATGGTCGGTACATTAAGGAGCTAATATCTAAAAGGGGTAAATATCATGATGAAACATCTTTCTTTATTAAAGAGGAATGCAACAAGATTCTTGCATCAAGGCCAATGATTCCTAAGAAGTTGGGAGATCTGGGAAAATTTGTTTTCCCTTGTTTGTTTGGTGACTCAGAAGTCTTCAATGCACTTGCCGATTTGGGTGCAAGCAGTAACCTAATGCCCAATTCACTTTATGAGAGACTCGGCCTTGGACCTCTTAAACCGACCCGGATTAGGATAAGATTGGCTAACCATTCATTTGACACCGCTATTGGTATCGCAAAGGACATTTTGGTTAGCATTGACACCTTGGTGTTCCCGGTTGATTTTGTTATCATGGAGATGAAGGAGGATCTTCAAGTCCCCCTCATTTTAGGAAGACCATTTCTTTCGACCGCCGACACCATCATCTTGGTACAACGCAATCAACTCAACATTGGAGTTGGTGAAGAGTGTGTTACCATAAACATCTAG